DNA from Tripterygium wilfordii isolate XIE 37 chromosome 15, ASM1340144v1, whole genome shotgun sequence:
AACAAGAAACATTAGGACAGGTAGAAGTGTCATTGTGTCAATAAAGTGGGCATTTCGTTGATGTTACTCAATTTAACTATCCTAATAGCCTCAACAACAGGTGTAATTATGTCCAATGTTTCTCCCCATCAAACTCCAACTATCCATTTTAACTTGTCTACCATCTAGTAAACTTCTCGCTCATCACTTGGCACCAGCTAAAGAAAATCTAGGAGCCGTGCCAAGAAATACACCGCATTGAATCCCCACCATCTTTAAGTCTAATATATCTACTGGAATCAGCCTCTCCAAATATTATGAAGGGTAATATGTGTACATCTGATTACCTTTTTTTACCCATGCCAtttgttttataattttacTGCAACCAAGCAGAAAGATAAGGTTAAGTATATCTAACATTTGGATTAAGAATGCCCCGTCGATGTTTAGTGGAGGGATAGGCGTAGAAAATTAGGATTGAGGGCTCAAAAGTGCTCATCATTGTCATCAAGCTTTTACCCCAATAAATTTGAGGTCAGCTACGTAAGCATCCATAAGAGACAATTGTTGAATGGATTAAGATTTGATGATGGAAGGGGGAATAGACACAGTGACACACAAAATTTAACTGCAGAAACATTGAGGGCTGTTTCTGATGGATATACTGGTTAAAGAGGGAGAAGAATACAGACTGAGTTTAAGACATTGATAAGAATTAGGTTTAGTTGATTGATGTAGAATACTCAACTAGGGTTGATTATTATTCCAATGATTATTAATGTACGTATACGTAGCAATAAAAACCATAACTTGAAATGAGAAATTAAGGAATATACAAAGGACTAATAATAAAACAAGAACCAACAAAAGGAGTCattccaataaaataaaatcgaaAACCATTACTAATAGAACATGGAATATAAAGAACTACATCAACACCTTTAGGAAGCAAACTACAAAGAAAACATTATTGAACCAAAGTACCAAACACTCTTTCTTACCATACAAGTCAAAACCTTGTCTTAGGCTTTTAAAAGCATATTTTCCATAAAATAACGTAACAGATGCAATAGCAGGTTGCATCAAATGCTACAGCATTTTTATTAGTATATTGTAAGCTAAGATAAATTAGAGCAGACCAGAAATTGAAAACATGTTATATCAAACAACAGAAAGACCTTCTAAAGAAAAAATAAGCAGAATTTGTTACTTTTAAAAATGGAATTCTTAGTCAGTTATAATTTGAGCACATACtgagaacttctgcaaagacATTTGTGCATCGGTGTCAGCAGATTTGTTCTGATCTCCAAAAAATTGGGCGGATGAAATAgattttgcatttgagaacttcTTTCGTGCCTCATCAGTTTCCtgaaaaagataacaatagGAAGTAagccaaaaaaaacacacacacacaaaaaaccATAGCACCAGCATCTACGGTACTGAGATATTATATCCTTCAAAGCAAATTCTGTAAAGAATCTGCTAAATATTAACGACCAGCAGTCACTTCCATACATCTtcttacaaatttacaatacaTAATTTATGGAACTCAGGAGGGGAACGGACGTAGGCCGTTATTTCTAACAGCAGGCAATAGCAGTGCCTTATCAAAGCTATAAAATATATGTAATGAATAAGAATTTATTAATGGAGAGGAAAATTgaagacaaacaaacaaatggaAGCTGGAAAAAGTTCATATCATACTTTTAAATTCGAACATAGAACAATTAAGGAATGTCACAATAGAGAAAATCTTACTAAAACTAGCGACATTAGCACAATTCAAAACTACGGCTTGGcctcaacaacaaaaacaaaaggaagaatGAAAACACTTCAGAAAAAATGGTTAGGAATGACTTTAGGAattgacatattattgtttcGAATCATTGTTTGGCATTAAAGCCAGGGATATCTCTAAGTTTAAGGAAGCCCATATATGCTTATTGCCGGGGATAATATCTGGCTCTTCACTCAAGGACATAAACATACAGCTCTTGTGTTATAAGGAGATCATTACGATGAATGCAAATTAGGCTATACAGCACCTGCATATATACACTCAAATCCACTTCAACATCCAAGCAACAACAACCTAATACTCAAACTTTCATCATCATAACTATTTCAGTAGTTCTCAATGTCTTGACGCTAAATCATTGAAAATTAAGCTTCAACCTTCAGTCTGCCATACCATTATTTTATGAGCCCCGGACACTAAATAACTAACAACCATGTGAGGACACTTCCACATATCAAATATCAAGATCACGTCTTCATGTTTAGGCACGTGTCTTCCACATATACTTAATTATATGCACTTTATACACATATTATAACAAGGTAGATAACACATGGAAAATATATTACCCTTCAAAAAGTCCAAACAAAATATACGAGACACAGCATATTTGCCATTGTAAAGGTCATGATCACATCTTCACGTTTGTGCAAATGTGAAGTGTTTACTGGTATTTCAAACGTGCATGCAGTTAGACTATCTGGTTAGCGCCCTAAACTATGTCAAGTTGTTTTTATTTCCATAACATTCACGGTCCAAGTGTCGGTGCAACTGAACAGCTAATTGCATTTGCTTACAAAAGTTAACCTTTACATAATTTTGTTTAGTCATCTAAAAGCAAGAACCAGTAGGGATATGGCATACTTGCGCTTTCAGGGAATTTGAGCTTGCTTTTTTCTGGAAGCCACTTTCCATTCCGAAGTCAGCAAAGAAGCTTGAAGACTTTGGTGGAGATACATGGCTAATTGCTTGTGGGCCAGAATTACTCAACTCAGCAGGTTGGGTGGTATCGACATACTCAAAGCGAGATGTAAAAGAAGAGCCAGCAGTAGAAGTGTTAGTTAAAGAAGCAACAGGAATCACTGGCTCTTCAGGCTTTTGATCATAGAGATCTTCACTTGTCTGCAAATAACAAGGTTGAATTTAAGGGAATTAAAGTAGCAACTAATAATCCAGAAATATCCTCATTCCATAATGACTTGTTCACAAAGGAGAGGGAAAGAAAACCTTTTTCGTAAGCTTTCGAGCACCCAATCCACTGGACTTCCCAGTTTTCTTTGCAATAAGAGGCTTCTTGATAGAGCTGACAGTTGTTGTATGATAAACTTTTGGCGAAGGTGCAATTTCAGATGTTTCTTGCCTCCCTAAGGAACCATCTTTAGGAACCTCATTGATCTTTACATCAGGAGATCCATTAGTTGCTTGGGCAGACTGAGAAGCGATGGGTGATGACGGTAGACTTGCCTCATCCACCATACTTTTAGCAACTTCTTTCGAAAGTATCTGCCTGTATAAATCAGCAGCTCTTGATGTAAACTTGGCCTCAATTTTTCCTCCATCAGTCCATCCATGCTGTTTAAAGAAAACTTGTGCACGGTTGTTCCCCCCATAGCTCATCATTTTCAATTGCTCAGGAGTCCAGGAGTCCAAATTTGTTGACCTGCATAGAACATAAATAGAATGCATATTCCCTGTGATTACAACTCATTGTCATCAAAGTAAAAGCTAAAGGGCAAAACAACGAATAGAATATGAAGATGCATCAAGCATCAGGGAAAGGAATCTGATGGCTACCAGTACTATCCCTAAAAAGAGTCAGATCAAGGTCAAAGCCAACAGTGAGGAGAAACTTGTAAAATCCATTTATACATAGCTAAGAAAATCAGATTTCATGTTCAATATCTGTCGCATTAAATAATTCCAATAACAAATCATAATTCTCCAAACTTCTATATTTGACTTTGCTGGGCCAGGTATCGTTAAAATTGCAAACTCAATTGCCATttataacaaattatatatGGCAATGATGCTCCCTTGCCAGGAAGGATTGATAATAATTGAATCATATCATCCTTTATTGTGACTGGAAAATGAAGCTGTTAGAGATGGCAATTTGTCACAACTGCCCGGGGTTGTGAACTGTGAAGTACTAATGGGAGCGTTGAAGGTATCAACCCAGCCCTCCAATGGagctttcaaaaacaaatttcatGAAAAATTGGAAGTTAATAGAGAAAATACCAATTTGGACAGCCATCCCACCCTGGCATCGGAAACAGAATGCCAAACTCAAATCAGATGGCTAAACACAAAAAGAAGAAGCCAAATAAAATTACCGAACAAAGCTGATGTGCACGCCAAGACTGCGATGCACGGCAGAGCAATCGATGCAAAGGAAGATCCCGTACGTTACGGACGCCCATGTCGGGTTCTTCGCATTACAATCGAAACACATCTGAACAAAAACACCACGAACGGAACATCATTACCGAGATCCAATAACGGAATTTCCAGATCTAGTTCAGATCTATCCGGAGAAAACAAACAATGGCCACAGCAAAACGAAGACGTaaaacaaacaacaataaaCAGACCTTGTTTTCCGATTTGGCTTTAAGCTTTCTGAAGACGACGTTCTTGTCGGTAAAATTGTCGGACGCCATGTTTGAGAGAAAGAGCGTAGAGAGAGAATGGACGGAGGTCCGAAGAGGTGCGTTTTCAACACCACCTCCTCAGCGAgaagtagagagagaaatactGTGAAACCGCAAATTGCTTTTGTTTTCCTTATTGGTTCTCCATTTTtgagaaatataaataaaacgGTGCGTTTCTCTGTATAGGCAATGTAATTCTCCAGTGAAGTGACCCGAATGCCCTGGTCGCTTCAAGTTCGGTTGCTATGTAGCTGTCCCTTACTGGCCTTCGATAACGATAATGCCCCTGTTATAGCCTGGTTCCGACTCTATTTGTGAGCAGCGGTGGTTGCGCCGTCGCGGGCGGCGATTATTTTACTATCCactgttgaagaaaaaaaaaatcctgacAAAGAGTTGAGCTGGGTCTTTTAGATTCAAGCTTGGGCCCAGCATGGAAACCCGTCTTATAATTAGTAAGTTGTTTTGGGCTTCCGGCCTAGTAGGTTGATTAATAGAAAGGGAACAAATGCAAAGAGTCCATTTGTATTTTTGGGCTATGTTCATTGTAGCATCCGTATGTGGGCCTAGGCAGCCCATAGATGCTTGTTAAAGGTTGCAAAGAGACCTAGACAGCATAAATATTTGAGTCGCATGAAACTTATTAGATTTAGAGAAACGAGGGACTATTTCCGGTGTAGATTGTCTGGGACAAGAACTATGGACCAAATAAAACAGTAGGCCAGAACCCAAGAATGAAGGGAACTGTTTCACCTTGAATTCTACGAAGTATGAACCCCTATATGTGCTATGTCCAAGAACATTCTGCTACAGAAAAATCATTGTATTTCTTGAGCCGTTCATGGTTATTCCAACCAAAATTAGCATGTTTTAAAtcatgggagaaaaaaaaattaacatgtgTGATAATTAGGGGGAGAATGTCTTCGAACAAGGCAGTAACTAATGAACAAGATATGATCATTGATATATATGTGGGTGTTACCGGTGATTTTGATACACCACCACAAACAAATTAATGTCCTGAGAccctaataaattaatgtttggCGCGTTTTGGCTGCAGGTTTTCCTCGTGAAAGAATCCAAGTCCACATGGACACGGGCTATGAGTTCGAACTCTGTGAGCCCAATTGTAGATACTCCACATGGGCTACAACCCAAACCAATTGGTAATGGTgactaattttaaatttttaatactTTATAAACGACGTCGCTGTGCTTACAATTTATAGCTTTTTCAGGTCCGCGTGAGTTGCCACGTTTAAAATGCGGGAGAGACACAGTGTCACCGGGTCACGGCGTCAATTGACTCAATCATGATCCACGAGTGGCGCCCTACGGTGGTGTCACtgtcaaatcttttttttatttattttttattttgggggGAGGTGTATGAAACATGATAGTATTTTGTTTGTGGGGCCAGTCATAATATTTTTGCTTTCACGTTTCTTACATTTCCCGATATTGTAGAATACGTCTTGTCCCATATTTACCTTTGGGTTGTCCACGTAAATGTCAAAGGATAGGTTGTTGGCTTTTAATTGTTGTCGGGAATACATCTTTTTCAAAGGACCATTCATTGAGTCTTATCTTGTTCCAGTTTTATAATGTAAAATGTTTGAACCGTTTTTGTGTGAGGAAGTGGAGGTAAGTTTCATTTTTAGGACTCACACCTTTTACTGTGCAAAGTCAGAACCCAATATGAGGGGTCGTAAGGGACGGATACATTATTTTATGTTAGGATGAGTCAAATTAAGAGAGATTATCTACCCATTATACTTTTTGAAAGTaggaaaaataatactaaaaataaaaataggataagtaataattgtgcCATATATTCTTGTTTCAATCTTTAGAACATTATTTTTGCAACGGgggtttaaattgaaaattcgtAGAGTCtttatgtaattatatatatataggcttaattaaaaaaaaattgagggggtTGGCTGACTCCTCTAAAGTAAGTGTGGCTTTGCCACTAACCTTACACTTTGTATTGCCGGAAAACCGAAAAAGAGTAACTTGTTAGTCAAAATATGTGAGTAGCATTTtcatatcaatttttttaaaaaaaaatcataaatgtgtaatgTCAATCATAATGAATCCAGCGACAcattttttattcgaaataaaaatcaaattcagcaTAAAAATACATATGAATTCTAGACTGTCTAATATAAACTCGAAACATTCGATGTTTcaatcacgatgaatttgatttttgttttaaaaaaatcgttggattcgttaaatcgaatactacacattaatgattttaaaaaataccGCAAAAGGGGTTATAGCAACCCGTCACACCCAAGTAAAACTTCTCCattgaaattaataattactCGCAATACATATAATATTATTGAAAATTAAGTTGTTTATCTCCTTAGAGCACCTGCAGCAGAGTAtgttaacagattccctaaaatacagataaaatgtcactttcccttattttacagattctctatccaatcaacactaaATCAGATTActtatcatattctctacttcattaaaataatatttatttctctttattttattattttattgatataattttattttattttaaaatatctaaaataataataaattcaacTCAGTCTCCACCTTCCCTGCACCACCACACCACAGCCGCCTACCTTCTttccatcatcaacaacaacctGGTCAATATGGCAACCATTTCCAACAACAATGATGCCACCTTTGACAGCAGAGGAATTATTTTGGGCAAATAATACTCAATCTCCAATCTCAGCATACAGTCTTTATTTCTATTCTCACCTGGGTTTTTCCCCATGTCTAGTCCAAGATGGAGAAATCAATAGTCAGGATCAGGTCCTGCAGGCTCTTGACGAGGTCGATTGCAGGTCTGTAACAGATCTTGGGTACTTGGTAGGGCAGGAAGAAGGGAGAGTTTGATAGAGAGACTCGTTGATGAGGGAGAAAATGATGAACAAGGGAAAGCcgatgagagagagaatgagagaaaaaattgGGTGGTTCTGATTATGGGTTTCCAAGGAGTAGAGTTATTGTCTTTGGTTTTTGATCGGTGGTTCCTAATCATGGCTGTGGAGCTTCGTCGTCGGCCCCATACATGACGTCGGATGTGCAGGCGACATCGGAGAAGATATGCGTCGTGTTGAAGATCACGTGAACATGAACGAGAGAGGATGTGGGACAGAGGTGAGAGTGGATGTCAGAACGAAGAGAGAGATCTATTATTtgtcattattttatatttacataACGCTACAGTGGTtccctagatgtagggaaccacTGTAGCAAGTCTTTATAATAGGGGAAGTTTAGGGAATCTGATGCAGATGtgttttttgacaaattctctataattgttccctattttacagacagactcatgtttaggtaatctgctgtggatgctcttagtttGACGGTAAGATGCACACAAATTCTTAGAAATATGCTACAGATGATAATATTTATGTTTCTCTCACGGAAAAAATTCTACTGTAAGTTTGTCTTTGCCCTGTTTTGCATAAAAAAGGTCatcataattattaattagttttcatcgacattattaaaatttaaataaaataatcggACGCCTTAATAAtatcattttgtatttttgatgCCATTTAATTGTATcaatatttttcctttttttttttgagaaaatttgaaatatttatCTTAAGAATCAAAATTATTGAAACAAAGAGGTCACTCAGTTGATAATCGATTGGattaaatatatgtgtatagtgttcaatttcaatgaaaaatatacttctcagtaatattttttttaaaaaaattattgaaaaagtTGTAAAGAATCATAGAGAAAATAAGCTTACGGTCACTAACTACCACGTAGTAGctgtttggtagagcttatGTTGGAGcttataaactaacttataagCTTCAAAATAAGCTCTGTCAAACACCCAACataagctagtttataagctctaataagctccaaaaaaataagtttcaaattgaagcttattttacagcttatttttgtttttttttatttcatcttttttatttagataatattatatataatctataaaatttttattttatcttttaaattaaactTAAATAGAATTTTTTAGAGTTTATAAGCTATGAGTGTGTTTGGTGAGGTGGTACACAGAGCTGTATCGCAAACAGGACCACCTCACCAAAAACCATATTTTTTAGGGCGGTACCGCTCACAAAACGGAGCAATACCGCCCTTTAGGAGCTTTTTCTTGGGAGCTTTTTTGGCATGGGTCCCACATCTAAAAGCcgcatatatttttattttttttttgtgggtcccAGCTTTATATTAAATACAGTATATTTATACTTATATTTGACACAAGTTAGTAATccaattttataaattattaattataatcatacttataaattaataatcatacttaattaaataataaattaataattatacttataagttaataataatacaaaatatattttatataactTAATCGCTATAACAGCTTTATCAAACACCTCATAGTTTATTTGCTTGAAgctcaaattttcttttacaaCTTAATAACTACCGTTCAAAATCAATACAATCGTTTTACCAAACACCCATGTAGTCAATGTTAATAGACGACCCGCTCATTGTTTGTGCCGCTTTAAATGGTAAGGCTGCTGCTGATGATCAGTGAAGCAGGAGCAGCCATAATAAGACAAAGGCGGCTCAACCATTCCTCCCCAAAACGACACCGACACGTATACAGGTCACGTCACACGTTTTCtagcttagtttttttttttttttaattatttgaacATCAAAGGTGTTATTCACGTGCAGCCGCCTTCCACTGTAATAAAATGACAAAAGACCCGTCCCCGCATGATTTTGTTGCTTCCACTATTTTCTCCCTTCTATACTAAAACAATTCACGCGCTCTATTTCGTTCGTGGGCCCTCCAAACAATGTGATTTATGTGTGTTAACTAATTAACAATTATCATGTCAATACTATCGGTCAGGCATAACAGAATTGAGTTGACTTATAACTAAAAGCAAATCCTCTCATATATAGAATGTACCATCTGAGCCTAAATATCGTTGTGAGAatgttcatgaaaaacaaaatattgtgGGCTCGATGTATATATAATGAACTCGTAAATTCAAAGAGAATGATATTATTGATATATTTCGACTGAGAACTTCCACAAATAATATTCTAATCACCtgctaatttatttatattatctcGATGACCCGTTAGTTGCTTGAATTATTGAAGTAATACTGGTCTCCAGCTATTATACCAAACTTCAATCTTTGTTAAATCCCAAACAAACAAATCCATGCATCTCATAGTTTGTGTCATTGACGTCGTACGTTTTGAAACATCAAACATCGCACAATGGCAACAATATGTATGGTTGGTTGGTGAATATAACCAAAACGTGAAATTTGTGTACATGACTATACATgagattattatatatatatcgagGGGATTGGAGGTAGGCCCTACATTTGCCTCTCTATCAGTCAAATATGAAATGTTGATTACCGACTTGCATATTTTGTATGTATTAATACGTCTCGGTGAAGGAAATtgtgatcaaaattcaaagcttcTTTTGTATTTAAGTAGGTAGTCTTGGTGAGCCCATTTCGGGGGTGAAGATTACAAGACTGTTTATTCCCCAAGATTCCAAATACCAGCTAGCATGtatgtacatacatacacacacacttacatatttatttatgtcgTATTCAACCATCCATTAGGTGACACTCATTCATCAGGTGTAGTGACATCATAGCAAAGAGACCCATTGAAAATCACACAAAATGAATGAGTGTCGCATATTACTATAATGTCTTTGGGATGATTATTATtgggatttttatcatttttgatatAACTTAAAGTTATTGTGGAGCACAACTTGAAAAGTTGTCTTGTGTTTCGGAGTTTCTTTACTGCAATGATTCTTATTCTGATTCGGCTCCTGCGGTACAGGGCAACAGTAGACTCCATTGGTTCAAATGTCTGCTGCAGGGCTTGCATTGgttcaatttgaaaatttgaagcAACGCatgattatttaaaaataaatcattatAATCTATACCCCAAATACTTTGCAATAATTATTTgttgataatttattaaaaattatattagtgGTTCAAATTGAACCAATGCAGTAGACAACCCTTTCTTATTGGAGAATAAATTGAAAACCGTTATTATTTGATAGAGATTATAATTTTGTGTCCCTGTTTAGCAACCACATGTTAACCAATTAAGTCTAACATGTAAGAGGGAAATGTAActaaaaaatcattaaattacAAATGAGCTCACAAGCTTCTGCCACGTGTAAGGAATTTGACACGTCAACATAGGCAGCTTAATCCCACGAGTATCTTGAATGCGCCGGCTTCGGAGAAACCACCCTTACCATCCACTCTATTCCCTCACTTTCCACTTCACAATCCGAAATTCACTTGAAATGAAACCGAAATCCAAATGCTCCCAAAATTTTACCCTCTCTTCTTTATCTCCGGGCACCAACCGCTCATCGTCACCTTCTTCAATCTTcacctctatctctctctccccccacgtctttctttctctctctttcgctCAGGTTGAGTTTACATCAACTGCTTCCGCAGTTAATGCAAAGACTTCAACTTTAATCGGGAGAGGCAGTAACCGGTGCATGGAATGACGGACTACCGGCTCCCAGTATCTTCTTCGGCGATGAATCTGTGGATGGACGATAACACTTCTGTAATGGAGGCCTTTATGAGTACCAACGATCTTATTGCGCTGTGGCCTCCCCCTCAATCGTGTGCCTTGGCTTCCACCACTCCAGTAACCATGGCTACTGCTCCTCCGGAGGCATCGAAATCGTCGTCTCTGACTAACTCTCAGCCTTCTGTCACTTTCAATCAGGAAACCCTCCAGCAGCGTCTCCAAGCTCTTATTGAGGGCCCTTCGGAGAGCTGGACCTACGCAATCTTTTGGCAATCTTCGTGCGATTATTCTGGATCGTCGGTTCTCGGTTGGGCTGACGGGTACTACAAGGGGGAGGAAGATAAAGCCAAATCGAAGCTCAGGAACGCCGCCTATTCCGCTGCCGAGCAGGAGCACCGTAAGAAGGTCCTCCGTGAGCTCAATTCGCTGATTTCTGGTGTCGCTGATGATGCCGTCGATGAAGAGGTGACTGATACTGAGTGGTTCTTCTTAGTATCGATGACTCAGTCGTTCCATAACGGAGATGGGTTACCGGGTCAGGCCTTCTTTAATTCTAGCCCCGTTTGGGTGGTTGGTCCT
Protein-coding regions in this window:
- the LOC120016984 gene encoding probable ADP-ribosylation factor GTPase-activating protein AGD8; translation: MASDNFTDKNVVFRKLKAKSENKMCFDCNAKNPTWASVTYGIFLCIDCSAVHRSLGVHISFVRSTNLDSWTPEQLKMMSYGGNNRAQVFFKQHGWTDGGKIEAKFTSRAADLYRQILSKEVAKSMVDEASLPSSPIASQSAQATNGSPDVKINEVPKDGSLGRQETSEIAPSPKVYHTTTVSSIKKPLIAKKTGKSSGLGARKLTKKTSEDLYDQKPEEPVIPVASLTNTSTAGSSFTSRFEYVDTTQPAELSNSGPQAISHVSPPKSSSFFADFGMESGFQKKASSNSLKAQETDEARKKFSNAKSISSAQFFGDQNKSADTDAQMSLQKFSGSSAISSADLFGHDSEMSLDYAASDLINRLSFQAQQDISSLKNIAGETGKKLSSLASNLMTDFQDRIM